A genome region from Astyanax mexicanus isolate ESR-SI-001 chromosome 19, AstMex3_surface, whole genome shotgun sequence includes the following:
- the elof1 gene encoding transcription elongation factor 1 homolog gives MARRKSKRKPPPKKKMTGNLDTQFTCPFCNHEKSCDVKMERSRNTGIISCTVCLEEFQTPITYLSEPVDVYSDWIDACEAANQ, from the exons ATGGCTCGCAGAAAGTCGAAGAGAAAGCCTCCTCCTAAGAAAAAAATGACGGGGAATCTGGACACCCAGTTCACCTGCCCCTTCTGTAACCACGAGAAGTCCTGTGATGTGAAAAT GGAAAGAAGCCGAAACACAGGGATTATATCTTGTACTGTGTGCTTGGAGGAGTTCCAGACACCCATAACct ATCTCTCTGAACCGGTGGACGTGTACAGCGACTGGATTGATGCTTGTGAAGCAGCCAATCAGTAG
- the tmem205 gene encoding transmembrane protein 205, with protein sequence MATEGDPSDLVKVLHLLVMSFSWGMQVWVSFIAGFVLVSQVTLHTFGLVQSKLFPWYFYCLLGSNTVSLAIYAVYHPRELLDWHEAIQMTLFFVAVIMAGLNAQWFGPAVTENMLVMRGIEQEHGLGGEVGFGTNRERYVKLREQDPKYKTHRTSFYRYHGLSNLSNLVGFVCSTVNLVYLALQLASL encoded by the exons ATGGCCACTGAAGGGGACCCGTCAGACCTGGTGAAGGTGCTTCACCTGCTGGTGATGTCCTTCTCTTGGGGGATGCAGGTGTGGGTGTCCTTCATCGCAG GGTTTGTGCTGGTGTCTCAGGTAACTCTGCACACGTTTGGTTTGGTGCAGAGTAAACTCTTCCCCTGGTATTTCTACTGCCTGCTGGGCAGCAACACGGTCAGCCTGGCCATATATGCAGTGTATCATCCCAGGGAACTGCTGGACTGGCACGAGGCTATACAG ATGACCCTGTTCTTTGTGGCAGTGATCATGGCAGGGCTGAATGCTCAGTGGTTCGGACCCGCTGTCACTGAGAACATGCTGGTGATGAGGGGGATCGAGCAGGAGCACGGTTTGGGTGGAGAAGTGGGCTTTGGAACCAACAGGGAGCGCTACGTTAAACTCCGCGAGCAGGACCCCAAATACAAAACCCACCGGACCAGCTTCTACCGCTACCACGGCCTGTCCAACCTGAGCAACCTGGTGGGCTTTGTCTGCAGCACCGTCAACCTCGTCTACCTTGCCCTTCAGCTGGCTTCACTATGA